From Perognathus longimembris pacificus isolate PPM17 chromosome 4, ASM2315922v1, whole genome shotgun sequence, one genomic window encodes:
- the Cmklr2 gene encoding chemerin-like receptor 2: MEDLEAFEEYEYYPDYVDYPFPEPDLEEKVYLGAVQWVSLVLCGLAFVLGIPGNAMVIWLTGFKWKKTVTTLWFLNLAIADFVFVLFLPLYISYVAMNFHWPFGIWLCKANSFIAQLNMLSSVFFLTAINLDRYIHLIHPALSQRYRTLKNCLVVIILIWLLASLISGPALYFRDTVEVNNSTLCYNKFHEHDTNLTLMRHHVLTWMKFIVGYLFPLLTMSVCYLCLICKVKKRSILMSSMHFWTILAVVMAFLICWTPYHLFSILELTIHHNSYFYPLLQAGLPLSTGLAFLHSCLNPILYVLISKKFQARFRASVAEMLKHKLWEVSCSGTVSEQLRNSEAKALPLLETAQ, encoded by the coding sequence ATGGAAGATCTAGAAGCATTTGAAGAGTATGAGTACTATCCCGATTACGTGGACTATCCCTTCCCAGAGCCAGATTTGGAGGAGAAAGTCTACCTGGGCGCTGTTCAATGGGTCTCCCTGGTGTTGTGTGGCTTAGCATTTGTTCTGGGAATTCCAGGAAATGCCATGGTCATTTGGCTCACAGGATTCAAGTGGAAGAAGACAGTTACCACGCTCTGGTTCCTCAATCTGGCCATTGCAGACTTCGTATTTGTTCTCTTCCTGCCCCTGTACATTTCCTATGTAGCCATGAATTTCCATTGGCCCTTTGGCATTTGGTTGTGCAAGGCCAATTCCTTCATTGCCCAGCTGAATATGCTTTCTAGTGTTTTTTTCCTGACAGCCATCAACCTGGACCGCTACATTCATTTAATCCATCCTGCTTTGTCTCAACGGTACCGAACCTTGAAGAACTGCTTGGTTGTTATTATATTAATCTGGCTTTTAGCCTCTCTAATTAGTGGTCCTGCCCTGTATTTCCGGGACACAGTGGAGGTCAATAATAGCACTCTTTGCTATAATAAATTCCATGAGCATGACACTAATCTCACCTTGATGAGACACCATGTTCTCACCTGGATGAAATTTATTGTTGGCTACCTCTTCCCTTTGCTAACGATGAGCGTTTGTTACCTATGTCTCATCTGCAAAGTGAAGAAGCGAAGCATCTTGATGTCCAGTATGCATTTCTGGACAATCCTAGCTGTAGTCATGGCTTTTTTGATTTGCTGGACTCCTTATCACCTTTTCAGCATTTTGGAGCTCACCATTCATCACAATAGCTACTTCTACCCCCTGCTGCAGGCTGGACTCCCCCTCTCCACTGGTCTGGCATTCCTCCATAGTTGCTTGAACCCCATCCTTTATGTCCTAATTAGTAAAAAGTTCCAAGCCCGCTTCAGGGCCTCTGTTGCTGAGATGCTAAAGCATAAGCTGTGGGAAGTCAGCTGTTCTGGCACAGTCAGTGAACAGCTCAGGAACTCTGAAGCCAAGGCTCTGCCTCTCTTGGAAACAGCCCAGTAA
- the Eef1b2 gene encoding elongation factor 1-beta produces the protein MGFGDLKSPAGLQVLNDYLADKSYIEGYVPSQADVAVFEAVSGPPPADLCHALRWYNHIKSYEKEKGSLPGVKKSLGKYGPANVEDTTGSGAVESKDDDDIDLFGSDDEEESEEAKKLREERLAQYESKKAKKPALVAKSSILLDVKPWDDETDMAKLEECVRSIQADGLVWGSSKLVPVGYGIKKLQIQCVVEDDKVGTDMLEEQITAFEDYVQSMDVAAFNKI, from the exons ATGGGTTTCGGAGATCTCAAGAGCCCCGCGGGCCTCCAGGTGCTGAATGATTACCTGGCGGACAAGAGTTACATCGAGGG GTATGTGCCATCACAAGCAGATGTGGCAGTATTTGAAGCAGTCTCTGGCCCACCGCCTGCCGACTTGTGTCATGCGCTACGTTGGTATAATCATATCAAATCCTATGAAAAGGAAAAGGGCAG cctGCCAGGAGTGAAGAAATCTTTGGGCAAGTATGGCCCTGCCAATGTGGAAGacacaactggaagtggagctgtggagagTAAAGACGATGATGACATTGACCTCTTTGGGTCTGATGATGAGGAG GAAAGTGAAGAAGCAAAGAAACTAAGGGAAGAACGGCTTGCACAGTACGAGTcaaagaaagccaaaa AACCTGCGCTTGTTGCCAAGTCTTCCATCTTACTAGATGTGAAACCCTGGGATGATGAGACAGATATGGCAAAATTAGAGGAGTGTGTCCGAAGCATTCAAGCAGATGGCTTGGTTTGGGGCTCCT CTAAACTGGTTCCAGTGGGATATGGAATTAAGAAGCTTCAGATACAATGTGTGGTGGAAGATGATAAAGTAGGAACAGACATGCTGGAGGAACAAATCACTGCTTTTGAGGACTATGTGCAGTCCATGGATGTGGCTGCTTTTAACAAGATCTAA
- the Ndufs1 gene encoding NADH-ubiquinone oxidoreductase 75 kDa subunit, mitochondrial, which yields MLRIPVRRALTGLSNSPKGYGSVRTTATAASNLIEVFVDGQSIMVEPGTTVLQACEKVGMQIPRFCYHERLSVAGNCRMCLVEIEKAPKVVAACAMPVMKGWNILTNSEKTKKAREGVMEFLLANHPLDCPICDQGGECDLQDQSMMFGSDRSRFLEGKRAVEDKNIGPLVKTIMTRCIQCTRCIRFASEIAGVDDLGTTGRGNDMQVGTYVEKMFMSELSGNVIDICPVGALTSKPYAFTARPWETRKTESIDVMDAVGSNIVVSTRTGEVMRILPRMHEDINEEWISDKTRFAYDGLKRQRLTEPMVRNEKGLLTHTSWEDALSRVAGMLQSFQGKEVAAIAGGLVDAESLVALKDILNRVDSDILCTEEIFPTAGAGTDLRSNYLLNTTIAGVEEADVILLVGTNPRFEAPLFNARIRKSWLHNDLKVALIGSPVDLTYTYDHLGDSPQILQDIASGSHSFSQVLKDAKKPMVVLGSSALQRNDGAAIFATVSSIAQKIHAEKIRVTSGVPADWKVMNILHRIASQVAALDLGYKPGVEAIRKHPPKMLFLLGADGGCITRQDLPKDCFIVYQGHHGDVGAPIADVIFPGAAYTEKSATYVNTEGRAQQTKVAVTPPGLAREDWKILRALSEIAGMTLPYETLDQVRNRLEEVSPNLVRYDDVEGANYFQQANELSKLVNQQILADPLVPPQLTIKDFYMTDSISRASQTMAKCVKAVTEGAQAVEEPSIC from the exons ATGTTAAGGATACCTGTTAGAAGGGCCTTAACAGGCCTTTCCAATTCTCCGAAAGGATATG GGTCAGTTCGAACAACTGCAACAGCAGCAAGCAACTTGATTGAAGTGTTTGTTGATGGTCAGTCTATCATGGTAGAACCTGGAactactgtccttcaa GCTTGTGAGAAGGTTGGCATGCAGATCCCTCGATTCTGCTATCATGAAAGGTTATCTGTTGCTGGAAACTGCCGGATGTGCCTGGTTGAAATAGAGAAAGCTCCCAAG GTTGTAGCTGCTTGTGCTATGCCAGTAATGAAGGGTTGGAATATCCTGACAAACTCAGAAAAAACTAAGAAAGCCAG AGAAGGTGTGATGGAGTTCTTACTAGCAAATCATCCATTGGACTGTCCTATTTGTGACCAGGGAGGAGAATGTGATCTGCAG GACCAATCCATGATGTTTGGAAGTGATCGAAGCCGGTTTTTAGAGGGGAAACGTGCAGTAGAGGACAAGAACATTGGGCCATTGGTAAAGACCATTATGACTAGATGCATTCAGTGTACCCGGTGCATCAg GTTTGCAAGTGAGATTGCAGGAGTTGATGATTTGGGAACAACAGGCAGAGGAAATGATATGCAAGTTGGAACATATGTAGAGAAGATGTTTATGTCTGAATTATCTGGGAATGTCATTGATATCTGCCCTGTGGGTGCCCTAACCTCTAAGCCATATGCCTTTACTGCCCGACCTTGGGAAACaag AAAGACAGAATCCATTGATGTAATGGATGCAGTTGGAAGTAATATTGTGGTTAGCACAAGAACTGGAGAGGTGATGAGGATTTTGCCACGAATGCATGAGGACATCAATGAAGAGTGGATCTCTGATAAAACCCG ATTTGCCTATGATGGGCTGAAACGTCAGAGACTTACTGAGCCGATGGTCAGAAATGAAAAAGGACTTTTAACCCATACCTCCTGGGAGGATGCACTCTCTCGTGTAGCTGGAAtg TTGCAGAGCTTCCAAGGCAAGGAGGTGGCAGCAATTGCAGGCGGCTTGGTGGATGCTGAATCCCTAGTAGCTCTGAAAGATATACTGAATAGAGTGGACTCTGACATCTTATGTACTGAAGAGATCTTCCCCACTGCTGGAGCTGG TACAGATTTGCGTTCCAATTACCTCCTTAATACTACAATTGCTGGTGTGGAAGAAGCAGATGTAATCCTTCTGGTTGGTACAAACCCACGGTTTGAAGCACCACTATTTAATGCTAGAATTCGAAAGAG cTGGCTTCATAATGATTTAAAAGTGGCCCTTATAGGCAGTCCAGTGGATCTCACATACACATATGATCACCTGGGAGACTCCCCCCAGATTCTACAAGACATTGCTTCGGGCAGCCATTCATTCAGCCAG gtctTAAAGGATGCTAAAAAACCAATGGTGGTTTTAGGTAGTTCTGCACTCCAGAGAAATGATGGAGCAGCTATTTTTGCCACTGTTTCTAGCATTGCACAGAAGATTCACGCAGAGAAGATTCGCGTGACTAGTGGTGTTCCTGCTGATTGGAAAGTTATGAATATCCTTCATag GATTGCGAGCCAGGTAGCTGCTTTAGACCTTGGCTATAAACCTGGGGTAGAAGCAATTCGAAAGCACCCTCCCAAAATGCTGTTTCTGCTGGGAGCAGATGGAGGTTGTATCACACGACAGGACTTACCAAAGGACTGCTTCATTGTTTATCAAG GACATCATGGTGATGTTGGAGCTCCCATAGCTGATGTTATTTTCCCAGGAGCTGCTTACACAGAGAAGTCTGCTACCTACGTTAATACTGAGGGTAGAGCTCAGCAGACTAAAGTAGCAGTGACACCACCTGGCTTGGCTAGAGAAGACTGGAAAATTCTAAGAGCTCTCTCTGAG ATTGCTGGTATGACTCTTCCATATGAGACTCTGGATCAAGTGAGGAACCGATTAGAAGAGGTCTCTCCAAATCTTGTTCGATATGATGATGTTGAAGGAgccaattactttcaacaagcaaATGAGCTCTCTAAG ctAGTGAACCAGCAAATTCTTGCTGATCCTTTGGTTCCACCTCAGCTAACTATAAAAGACTTCTACATGACAG